One stretch of Amycolatopsis tolypomycina DNA includes these proteins:
- a CDS encoding ABC transporter ATP-binding protein, translating to MMDPVLEIKGLDVDYGVGDEAVRAVRDVHLTLRRGEVLGLAGESGSGKSTLAYGLTRLLAPPGVIRGGEVIYHPADGEPYDVLRLTDKQLRDFRWAETSIVFQGAMNSLNPVHKVVTQLVDVIKAHEPGTTRAGRVARARDLLKLVGISADRLEAYPHQLSGGMRQRVMIAMALALEPRIVIMDEPTTALDVVMQRQILGQLVELRERLGFSVLFITHDLSLLVEFSDRIAIMYGGRIVEQAPAADLYRDALHPYSHGLLNSFPALRGPRRELAGIPGSPPDTRGMPSGCAFHPRCPKAFEPCPDRVPLLGTPGDPAREVACWLHPVATS from the coding sequence ATGATGGACCCGGTGCTGGAGATCAAGGGCCTGGACGTCGACTACGGCGTCGGCGACGAGGCCGTGCGCGCGGTCCGGGACGTCCACCTGACGCTGCGCCGCGGCGAAGTCCTCGGCCTCGCCGGGGAAAGCGGCAGCGGCAAGTCCACTTTGGCCTACGGGCTGACGCGGCTGCTCGCGCCGCCGGGCGTCATCCGCGGCGGCGAGGTGATCTACCACCCCGCGGACGGCGAACCGTACGACGTGCTGCGGTTGACCGACAAGCAGCTCCGTGACTTCCGGTGGGCCGAAACGTCCATTGTGTTCCAGGGCGCGATGAACTCGCTGAACCCGGTGCACAAGGTCGTCACGCAGCTCGTCGACGTCATCAAGGCGCACGAACCGGGGACGACCCGCGCCGGCCGGGTCGCGCGGGCCCGTGACCTGCTCAAGCTCGTCGGCATCTCGGCCGACCGGCTGGAGGCGTACCCGCACCAGCTGTCCGGCGGGATGCGGCAGCGCGTGATGATCGCGATGGCGCTCGCGCTCGAGCCGCGGATCGTCATCATGGACGAGCCGACCACCGCGCTCGACGTCGTCATGCAGCGGCAGATCCTCGGCCAGCTCGTGGAACTGCGGGAACGGCTGGGGTTCTCGGTCCTGTTCATCACGCACGACCTTTCGCTGCTGGTGGAGTTCTCGGACCGGATCGCGATCATGTACGGCGGCCGGATCGTCGAGCAGGCGCCGGCGGCGGACCTCTACCGGGACGCGCTGCACCCCTACAGCCACGGCCTGCTGAACTCGTTCCCCGCGCTGCGGGGGCCGCGGCGCGAGCTGGCCGGGATCCCCGGATCGCCGCCGGACACGCGGGGCATGCCGTCCGGCTGCGCGTTCCACCCGCGGTGCCCGAAGGCCTTCGAGCCGTGCCCCGACCGCGTGCCGCTGCTGGGAACACCGGGCGACCCGGCGCGCGAAGTGGCGTGCTGGCTGCACCCCGTCGCCACTTCCTGA
- a CDS encoding ABC transporter permease: MAVPAADVKVAQALPLEAVARRRRFRFLTGGKTVTGVAVIAFFLVIAVIGDWIAPYDPSARSSDLLEGPSARHWFGTTHLGQDIFSQVVVGTRSVMLVGLAAGIVATILAVIVGVTSGYLGGTPGEGLSALSNVFLVIPALPLIIIIGSAVPTGGDILVAVIIGFTSWAWGARVLRAQTLSLRGREYVEAARATGESTWRIIFFEILPNLTAVIASSFVGTVIFAVMSEITLAFVGVSGLSNWNWGTILFWAQSQQALAQGAWWWFVPAGLAIAVLGTALSLLNFGIDEFVSPRLRGSGKARVKGADGRTHRMRVGFTPVLGREEKP; this comes from the coding sequence ATGGCCGTACCCGCGGCGGACGTCAAGGTCGCCCAAGCCCTCCCGCTCGAGGCGGTCGCGCGCCGGCGCCGCTTCCGGTTCCTGACCGGCGGGAAGACCGTCACCGGCGTCGCCGTCATCGCGTTCTTCCTGGTGATCGCGGTGATCGGGGACTGGATCGCGCCGTACGACCCGTCGGCGCGCAGCAGCGACCTGCTGGAAGGGCCGTCGGCGCGGCACTGGTTCGGCACCACCCACCTTGGCCAGGACATCTTCAGCCAGGTCGTGGTCGGCACGCGCAGCGTCATGCTGGTCGGGCTGGCGGCCGGGATCGTGGCGACGATCCTCGCGGTCATCGTCGGGGTAACGTCCGGGTACCTCGGTGGTACCCCCGGCGAAGGCCTGTCCGCACTGTCCAATGTGTTCCTGGTGATCCCGGCGCTGCCGCTGATCATCATCATCGGCAGCGCGGTGCCCACCGGCGGCGACATCCTGGTGGCGGTGATTATCGGGTTCACGTCGTGGGCGTGGGGCGCGCGAGTCCTGCGAGCGCAGACGTTGTCGTTGCGCGGCCGGGAGTACGTCGAAGCGGCCCGGGCGACCGGCGAGTCGACGTGGCGGATCATCTTCTTCGAGATCTTGCCGAACCTGACCGCGGTGATCGCCTCCAGCTTCGTCGGCACGGTGATCTTCGCCGTGATGTCGGAGATCACCCTGGCCTTCGTCGGCGTCTCGGGACTGTCCAACTGGAACTGGGGCACCATCCTGTTCTGGGCGCAGAGCCAGCAGGCACTGGCCCAGGGCGCGTGGTGGTGGTTCGTACCGGCCGGGCTGGCGATCGCCGTCCTCGGCACGGCGTTGTCCCTGCTGAACTTCGGCATCGACGAGTTCGTCAGCCCGCGGCTGCGCGGCAGCGGCAAGGCGCGCGTGAAGGGCGCCGACGGGCGGACGCACCGCATGCGGGTGGGCTTCACGCCCGTGCTCGGGCGAGAGGAAAAGCCATGA
- a CDS encoding ABC transporter permease — translation MRYLLQRLVFYVFTAWAAVTINFFIPRMIPGDPVQSLIAKNQGMISADAIQSLYVLFGLDKNESLISQYFDYWGQLFRGDLGISFTFFPTPVSDLLTDSLPWTIILVGITTVIGFAIGTGLGVVAGWKRGSWVDGLLPVTTFLSSIPYFWLGLIALTLLAGPGSFFPSSGGYDPGTVPGWDPAFIGSAIQHSLLPALTILISSMGSWILGMRNMMVTVASEDYVTVAHAKGLPERRVMVGYAARNALLPSVSGFALALGFIVGGTLLVEIVFSYPGVGYQLFQAVGSQDYPLMQGIFLIITLSVLAANLLADVAYLALDPRTRKEG, via the coding sequence ATGAGGTACCTGCTGCAACGGCTGGTTTTCTACGTCTTCACCGCGTGGGCCGCCGTCACCATCAACTTCTTCATCCCGCGGATGATCCCGGGCGACCCGGTGCAGTCGCTGATCGCGAAGAACCAGGGCATGATCAGCGCGGACGCGATCCAGTCGCTGTATGTCCTGTTCGGACTGGACAAGAACGAAAGCCTGATCTCCCAGTACTTCGACTACTGGGGCCAGCTCTTCCGCGGCGACCTCGGGATCTCGTTCACGTTCTTCCCGACGCCGGTGTCCGACCTGCTCACCGACAGCCTGCCGTGGACGATCATCCTGGTCGGCATCACCACGGTCATCGGCTTCGCGATCGGCACCGGGCTCGGCGTGGTCGCCGGCTGGAAACGCGGCTCGTGGGTCGACGGCCTGCTGCCGGTGACGACGTTCCTCTCGTCGATCCCGTACTTCTGGCTCGGCCTGATCGCGCTGACGCTGCTGGCCGGCCCGGGCAGCTTCTTCCCGTCGTCCGGCGGCTACGACCCGGGCACCGTGCCCGGCTGGGACCCGGCGTTCATCGGCAGCGCGATCCAGCACAGCCTGCTGCCGGCGCTGACCATCCTGATCAGCTCGATGGGCAGCTGGATCCTGGGCATGCGCAACATGATGGTGACCGTCGCGTCGGAGGACTACGTGACCGTCGCGCACGCCAAGGGCCTGCCGGAGCGCCGGGTGATGGTCGGGTACGCCGCCCGCAACGCGCTGCTGCCCAGCGTGTCCGGCTTCGCGCTCGCGCTCGGGTTCATCGTCGGCGGGACGCTGCTGGTGGAGATCGTCTTCTCCTACCCCGGCGTCGGCTACCAGCTGTTCCAGGCCGTCGGCTCGCAGGACTACCCGCTGATGCAGGGCATCTTCCTCATCATCACGCTGTCGGTGCTGGCGGCGAACCTGCTCGCCGACGTCGCCTACCTGGCACTCGACCCGCGCACCCGGAAGGAGGGCTGA
- a CDS encoding ABC transporter ATP-binding protein, with protein MTTEQSPSDPVAVGSEGDLPVVLEAAGLTKHFPVRRRGRARRSIQAVDDVNLTLRRGRVTALVGESGSGKSTVARLLAGLHARTGGDIRLHGDTVNVKHGKAFRAYARRVQMIFQDPFASLNPVHTVRYHLTRALKIHGRAGDDLEQALHELLSRVQLTPPERYVDKFPHELSGGQRQRVAIARALGADPEALLADEPVSMLDVSIRLGVLNLLRELKERMHLAILYITHDIASARYFADETMVMYAGRMVEGGDSETITQRPAHPYTRLLIDSAPDPDHLLPPTQEGHFHVKVPDPAVDDGHFHVKVPRAEAGGEPPSLIDPPSGCRFHPRCPVAMERCETELPPRFDVGDAPGHWAACWLYDGAAR; from the coding sequence GTGACGACCGAGCAGTCCCCCTCCGACCCCGTCGCCGTCGGGTCGGAGGGGGACCTCCCCGTGGTCCTCGAAGCCGCGGGCCTCACCAAACACTTCCCGGTCCGGCGGCGTGGCCGGGCACGCCGCAGCATCCAGGCCGTCGACGACGTGAATCTGACGCTCCGGCGCGGCCGCGTCACAGCGTTGGTCGGCGAGTCCGGTTCGGGCAAGTCGACGGTGGCGCGGCTGCTCGCGGGTCTCCACGCCCGTACCGGCGGTGACATCCGGCTGCACGGCGACACGGTGAACGTCAAGCACGGCAAGGCGTTCCGCGCTTATGCCCGCCGGGTGCAGATGATCTTCCAGGACCCGTTCGCGTCGCTGAACCCGGTCCACACCGTGCGTTACCACCTGACCCGGGCGCTGAAGATCCACGGCCGGGCCGGTGACGACCTCGAGCAGGCGCTGCACGAGCTGCTCTCGCGCGTCCAGCTGACACCGCCCGAGCGGTACGTCGACAAGTTCCCGCACGAGCTGTCCGGCGGGCAGCGCCAGCGCGTCGCGATCGCGCGGGCGCTCGGCGCCGACCCGGAGGCCCTGCTGGCCGACGAGCCGGTGTCCATGCTGGACGTCTCGATCCGGCTCGGCGTGCTGAACCTGTTGCGGGAACTGAAGGAACGCATGCACTTGGCGATCCTCTACATCACGCACGACATCGCGTCCGCGCGCTACTTCGCCGACGAGACGATGGTGATGTACGCGGGCCGGATGGTCGAAGGCGGTGACAGCGAGACCATCACGCAGCGGCCTGCGCACCCGTACACCCGGCTGCTCATCGACTCCGCCCCCGACCCCGACCACCTCCTCCCGCCCACCCAAGAAGGGCACTTTCACGTGAAAGTGCCCGACCCGGCTGTGGACGATGGGCACTTTCACGTGAAAGTGCCCAGGGCGGAGGCCGGTGGAGAGCCGCCGAGTTTGATTGATCCGCCGTCCGGGTGCCGGTTTCATCCGCGGTGTCCGGTTGCGATGGAACGGTGCGAGACCGAGCTGCCGCCGCGGTTCGACGTCGGCGACGCACCCGGCCACTGGGCCGCCTGCTGGCTGTACGACGGGGCCGCCCGATGA
- a CDS encoding ABC transporter substrate-binding protein → MRVKRSIAAALIAVTALSGLTACSGGSSTAAQGNPDAVLNVGKPDGPQAENNNPFLETSALSNMGYRWMIYEPLVMLNRVKPQEPGKPWLATKWDWSDNYKKLVLTVRDGVKFSDGQAMTAEDVAYTFQLLRDNKALNVDAVPYKDITPAGNQVTLGFDTSQFVNQVKILQTLVVPKHVWQGIKDPALDLVKNPIGTGPYTLKSATPQTMIVTRRDGGYWQEAPKVKEIRYTSYTDNNAQVNALVNGASEWSFVFIPNYKAVYTSKDPQHYKLWFPAQLAIHGLWFNTEKAPWNDPKLRQAINKVINRDDIFNQGEAGYFYPKNDQVTGIPTPAGDPFIAPQYKGQSVQLDVPGAKSLLTGAGYQFTGDKLSDPSGKPVTIKLTVPSGWSDYVTDLEIIKDNLAQIGITATVEKMNQDAWMKSVDTGDFEGLMHWTNDGATPYDMYRDVMDGNRYKPTGQGGINGNYGRYKNDEATKALETYANAEDDAARTAAMATLQRIMIEQQPMIPTSAANSGGEYSTKNWVGWPDDANPYAPAQPTLRNALDIVLHLRPAV, encoded by the coding sequence ATGCGAGTCAAGCGCTCCATCGCCGCAGCGCTGATAGCCGTGACAGCCTTGAGCGGGCTCACCGCCTGCTCGGGCGGGAGCTCCACCGCCGCCCAGGGCAACCCGGACGCCGTGCTCAACGTCGGCAAGCCGGACGGCCCGCAGGCGGAGAACAACAACCCGTTCCTGGAGACCTCCGCCCTGTCCAACATGGGCTACCGGTGGATGATCTACGAGCCCCTCGTCATGCTCAACCGCGTCAAGCCGCAGGAGCCGGGGAAGCCGTGGCTGGCGACGAAGTGGGACTGGTCGGACAACTACAAGAAGCTGGTCCTCACCGTCCGTGACGGCGTGAAGTTCTCCGACGGCCAGGCGATGACCGCCGAAGACGTCGCCTACACGTTCCAGCTGCTGCGGGACAACAAGGCGCTGAACGTCGACGCCGTGCCGTACAAGGACATCACCCCGGCCGGCAACCAGGTGACGCTGGGCTTCGACACCTCCCAGTTCGTCAACCAGGTCAAGATCCTGCAGACCCTCGTGGTGCCGAAGCACGTCTGGCAGGGCATCAAGGACCCGGCGCTCGACCTGGTGAAGAACCCGATCGGCACCGGCCCGTACACGCTCAAGTCGGCGACCCCGCAGACGATGATCGTCACCCGGCGCGACGGCGGCTACTGGCAGGAAGCGCCGAAGGTCAAGGAGATCCGCTACACCTCCTACACCGACAACAACGCGCAGGTGAACGCGCTGGTCAACGGGGCTTCCGAGTGGAGCTTCGTGTTCATCCCGAACTACAAGGCCGTCTACACCAGCAAGGACCCGCAGCACTACAAGCTGTGGTTCCCCGCGCAGCTGGCCATCCACGGCCTGTGGTTCAACACCGAAAAGGCGCCGTGGAACGACCCGAAGCTGCGCCAGGCGATCAACAAGGTGATCAACCGCGACGACATCTTCAACCAGGGCGAGGCCGGCTACTTCTACCCGAAGAACGACCAGGTCACCGGCATCCCGACGCCTGCGGGCGACCCGTTCATCGCGCCGCAGTACAAGGGCCAGTCGGTCCAGCTCGACGTTCCGGGCGCGAAGTCGCTGCTGACCGGCGCGGGCTACCAGTTCACCGGCGACAAGCTGAGCGACCCGAGCGGCAAGCCGGTCACCATCAAGCTCACCGTCCCGTCCGGCTGGTCGGACTACGTCACCGACCTGGAGATCATCAAGGACAACCTGGCGCAGATCGGCATCACCGCCACGGTCGAGAAGATGAACCAGGACGCCTGGATGAAGTCGGTCGACACCGGTGACTTCGAAGGCCTGATGCACTGGACCAACGACGGGGCGACGCCGTACGACATGTACCGCGACGTCATGGACGGCAACCGCTACAAGCCGACCGGCCAGGGCGGCATCAACGGCAACTACGGCCGGTACAAGAACGACGAGGCGACCAAGGCCCTGGAGACCTACGCGAACGCCGAGGACGACGCCGCCCGCACCGCCGCCATGGCGACGCTGCAGCGGATCATGATCGAGCAGCAGCCGATGATCCCCACGTCGGCGGCCAACTCCGGCGGCGAGTACAGCACGAAGAACTGGGTCGGCTGGCCCGACGACGCCAACCCGTACGCCCCGGCCCAGCCGACGCTGCGCAACGCGCTCGACATCGTCCTGCACCTCAGGCCCGCGGTCTGA
- a CDS encoding ROK family transcriptional regulator, whose amino-acid sequence MTQVVRQTTRDLRRHNRAALLSSLYLRGPVSRLELVAESGLSAATVTNVVSELIADGVVAEAGSVESDGGRPRTLLAVRADFGHVVGVDVSETHVEVGLFDCALGTLGTVRHPLVGTRLDPDEVAGLVRTGIAEVLEGGDPDAVFGVGIGVPGAVRDGGIVHAPTLGWRGVDFAELIHPHIQAPLHLDNRARTLGQAETWRGAGRGAERAIVALLGVGVGAAVATAGRSHPGITTSEWGHTVVRAAGAACRCGSHGCLEAYVGTEAVVRSYADRVGAEPVIGDESDVELARIVAEAEGGGPAADVLAETGEYLGIGIANLINLLSPDRVVLSGSAGAIMGPAILPAVRDAVGRHALGYLAERTQVVLGRLGPEAVALGAATLPIVQLLANGGRTG is encoded by the coding sequence GTGACCCAGGTGGTGCGCCAGACGACCCGTGACCTCAGGCGGCACAACCGTGCGGCGCTGCTCTCCTCGCTCTACCTCCGCGGTCCCGTCAGCAGACTGGAACTGGTAGCTGAATCGGGACTGTCGGCCGCCACCGTTACCAACGTCGTCTCCGAGCTCATCGCGGACGGCGTCGTCGCCGAGGCCGGATCGGTCGAATCGGACGGCGGGCGGCCGCGGACGCTGCTGGCCGTGCGGGCCGACTTCGGGCACGTCGTGGGCGTCGACGTCAGCGAGACGCACGTCGAGGTCGGCCTCTTCGACTGCGCGCTCGGCACCCTCGGAACCGTGCGCCACCCGCTGGTCGGCACCCGGCTCGACCCGGACGAAGTGGCCGGGCTGGTGCGCACCGGCATCGCCGAAGTGCTCGAAGGCGGCGATCCGGACGCGGTGTTCGGCGTCGGCATCGGCGTGCCCGGCGCGGTCCGCGACGGCGGGATCGTGCACGCGCCCACCCTCGGCTGGCGCGGCGTCGACTTCGCCGAGCTGATCCACCCGCACATCCAAGCGCCCCTCCACCTGGACAACCGCGCCCGCACCCTCGGCCAGGCCGAGACCTGGCGCGGCGCCGGCCGGGGCGCCGAACGCGCCATCGTCGCCCTGCTCGGCGTCGGCGTCGGGGCGGCTGTCGCGACGGCCGGGCGGTCGCACCCCGGCATCACGACCAGCGAGTGGGGCCACACCGTCGTCAGGGCGGCCGGGGCGGCCTGCCGGTGCGGCTCGCACGGCTGCCTGGAGGCCTACGTCGGCACCGAAGCCGTCGTCCGCAGCTACGCCGACCGCGTCGGCGCGGAACCGGTCATCGGGGACGAAAGCGACGTCGAGCTGGCGCGGATCGTGGCCGAAGCCGAGGGTGGCGGCCCGGCTGCCGACGTGCTCGCCGAGACGGGCGAGTACCTGGGCATCGGCATCGCGAACCTGATCAACCTGCTCAGCCCCGATCGGGTGGTGCTTTCCGGCTCCGCCGGGGCGATCATGGGACCGGCGATCCTGCCCGCGGTGCGCGACGCCGTGGGCCGGCACGCCCTCGGCTACCTGGCCGAGCGCACCCAGGTCGTCCTCGGCAGGCTCGGGCCCGAGGCGGTGGCGCTGGGCGCGGCGACCCTGCCGATCGTCCAGCTGCTCGCGAACGGCGGCCGCACCGGCTGA
- a CDS encoding ROK family transcriptional regulator — protein MASKRTTVRDLRRHNRSLLLSKLYFDGPLSRHELSQLTGLSAATVSNVTAELGEERLITEAGQVESDGGRPRVLLRVDPAYGHVAGVDIGETGVKVELFDLAMNRLATVEHPLPKAPDPATAVEQVTSGLREVFASAAIDESAVLGVGIGVPGTVEQGARVLVHAPTVGWDGVPFAALLQDAGVGLPLFVDNGAKTQGQAEMWFGAGRGARHAVIALIGSGVGAAVVTDGTTYRGSTSSAGEWGHTTIAYGGQECRCGSRGCLEAYIGAGAVLARYRKARGKDITGEDEQAQFSALLAAAPKSKTAARVLDETAGYLGAGIANLINLFNPERIVIGGWAGLALGEQLLPRIRAAAGEHALRHPFSQTSIQLGSLGLDAVATGAATLPVADLLEQGATSRLAKPGAPDSDAA, from the coding sequence ATGGCGAGCAAGCGCACCACCGTCCGTGATCTGCGGCGGCACAACCGATCCCTGCTGCTGTCGAAACTGTACTTCGACGGCCCGCTGTCGAGGCACGAACTCAGCCAGCTCACCGGATTGAGTGCCGCCACGGTCAGCAACGTGACCGCCGAACTGGGCGAAGAACGCCTCATCACCGAAGCGGGCCAGGTCGAGTCGGACGGCGGACGGCCGCGCGTGCTGCTGCGCGTCGACCCGGCGTACGGGCACGTCGCGGGCGTCGACATCGGTGAAACGGGCGTCAAGGTCGAGCTGTTCGACCTGGCGATGAACCGCCTCGCCACGGTCGAGCACCCGCTCCCGAAGGCACCGGACCCGGCGACGGCGGTCGAGCAGGTGACGTCCGGGCTGCGCGAGGTGTTCGCGAGCGCGGCCATCGACGAATCGGCCGTCCTCGGCGTCGGCATCGGCGTCCCGGGCACGGTCGAGCAGGGCGCGCGGGTCCTGGTCCACGCCCCGACGGTCGGCTGGGACGGGGTGCCGTTCGCCGCGCTGCTGCAGGACGCCGGCGTGGGCCTGCCCCTGTTCGTGGACAACGGCGCGAAGACCCAGGGCCAGGCGGAGATGTGGTTCGGCGCCGGCCGCGGAGCCCGCCACGCGGTGATAGCGCTGATCGGCTCGGGAGTGGGCGCGGCGGTGGTGACGGACGGAACGACGTACCGAGGATCGACGAGCAGCGCGGGCGAGTGGGGCCACACCACGATCGCGTACGGCGGCCAGGAGTGCCGCTGCGGCTCGCGGGGGTGCCTGGAGGCGTACATCGGCGCGGGCGCGGTGCTGGCGCGGTATCGCAAGGCCCGCGGCAAGGACATCACGGGCGAGGACGAGCAGGCCCAGTTCTCGGCCCTGCTGGCAGCGGCCCCCAAGTCCAAGACGGCGGCCCGGGTACTCGACGAGACGGCGGGTTACCTGGGCGCGGGCATCGCCAACTTGATCAACTTGTTCAACCCGGAGCGCATCGTGATCGGCGGCTGGGCAGGACTGGCCCTGGGCGAGCAGCTCCTACCCCGCATCCGAGCAGCGGCGGGCGAGCACGCCCTGCGGCACCCGTTCAGCCAGACATCGATCCAACTGGGGTCCCTGGGGCTGGACGCGGTGGCCACGGGCGCGGCAACGCTCCCGGTGGCGGACCTGCTGGAGCAGGGAGCAACGTCGAGGCTGGCCAAGCCGGGAGCACCGGACTCCGACGCGGCGTGA
- a CDS encoding glycoside hydrolase family 16 protein translates to MSTSKKNRWAALLAACSLLLLGQQVLNPVPAAAAATFTDDFNGPAGAAVDGSKWQLETGDNVNNHERQYYTSGTNNAQLDGQGHLVITAKKENPGNYNCWYGRCEYTSARLNTAGKFSQAYGHFETRMKLPRGQGMWPAFWMLGGGNWPTDGEIDIMENVGFEPNTVHGTLHGPGYSGAGGIGAAYNGPNFSDDFHTYAIDWAPNQIKWYVDGNLYQTRTPSDLNGNRWVYDHNFFLILNLAVGGYWPGDPNSSTQFPQQLIVDYVHVTNTSSSGGGRTGTITGIGGKCVDVAGANTANGTPIQITDCNGNAAQSWTVGTDGTIRALGKCMDVSGAGTADGTPVQLYDCNGTGAQQWVVTGARDIVNPNANKCLDATGNSSANGTRLQIWTCGGGANQKWTTP, encoded by the coding sequence ATGTCCACCTCGAAGAAAAACCGCTGGGCGGCACTCCTCGCCGCCTGCTCCCTGCTCCTCCTCGGGCAGCAAGTCCTGAACCCGGTGCCGGCCGCAGCGGCCGCCACCTTCACGGACGACTTCAACGGCCCCGCGGGCGCCGCCGTCGACGGGTCGAAGTGGCAGCTCGAAACCGGCGACAACGTCAACAACCACGAGCGGCAGTACTACACCTCCGGCACCAACAACGCCCAGCTCGACGGCCAGGGCCACCTCGTCATCACCGCCAAGAAAGAGAACCCCGGCAACTACAACTGCTGGTACGGCCGCTGCGAGTACACCTCCGCGCGCCTCAACACCGCCGGCAAGTTCAGCCAGGCCTACGGCCACTTCGAAACCCGCATGAAACTCCCGCGCGGACAGGGCATGTGGCCCGCCTTCTGGATGCTCGGCGGCGGGAACTGGCCCACCGACGGCGAAATCGACATCATGGAGAACGTCGGCTTCGAGCCGAACACGGTGCACGGCACCCTCCACGGCCCCGGCTACTCCGGCGCCGGTGGCATCGGCGCCGCCTACAACGGCCCGAACTTCTCCGACGACTTCCACACCTACGCCATCGACTGGGCGCCCAACCAGATCAAGTGGTACGTCGACGGCAACCTCTACCAGACGCGCACGCCGTCGGACCTCAACGGCAACCGCTGGGTGTACGACCACAACTTCTTCCTCATCCTCAACCTCGCCGTCGGCGGGTACTGGCCCGGCGATCCCAACAGCAGCACGCAGTTCCCGCAGCAGCTGATCGTCGACTACGTGCACGTCACGAACACCTCGAGCAGCGGCGGCGGCCGCACCGGCACGATCACCGGCATCGGCGGCAAGTGCGTCGACGTCGCCGGCGCGAACACCGCCAACGGCACGCCGATCCAGATCACCGACTGCAACGGCAACGCCGCGCAGAGCTGGACCGTCGGCACCGACGGCACCATCCGCGCCCTCGGCAAGTGCATGGACGTCTCCGGCGCCGGCACCGCGGACGGCACACCCGTACAGCTCTACGACTGCAACGGAACCGGCGCCCAGCAGTGGGTCGTCACCGGCGCACGGGACATCGTGAACCCGAACGCGAACAAGTGTCTCGACGCGACGGGCAACAGCTCCGCGAACGGCACCCGCCTGCAGATCTGGACCTGCGGCGGCGGCGCGAACCAGAAGTGGACCACTCCCTGA
- a CDS encoding glycoside hydrolase family 75 protein, protein MRRILVALMGCALLALSFLTTGSAQATANAGPSASQLLAKTQSCQQISNGRYSFDEGGAATVPVCQGNGAVFFTADMDIDCDGVRTTQCNENTDCCFYPDTAFHTSTDQPLNAAQLPYVVLPQPTSTWDYRNYGIDGGSVVAVIYNNQVTYAVVGDTGPTSIIGEASYATAVSLGINPDPKNGGTEGPVTYIVFPNTRVNPIEHHANAVSLGEQVATQFAGGTTTPPTQGTGQITGIGGKCVDIAGANNANGTAVQLYDCNGTNAQQWTVGSDGSLQALGKCLDVTSAGTANGTQIQLWDCNGSNAQKWTANAAKNLVNTGSGKCLDATGNSSANGTRLQIWTCGSGTNQKWTLP, encoded by the coding sequence GTGCGGCGAATCCTCGTCGCGCTAATGGGGTGTGCCCTGTTAGCGCTTTCCTTCCTCACCACCGGTTCCGCGCAGGCCACGGCCAACGCGGGCCCGTCGGCGAGCCAGCTGCTCGCCAAAACCCAGTCCTGCCAGCAGATATCGAACGGCCGGTACTCCTTCGACGAAGGCGGCGCGGCCACCGTGCCCGTCTGCCAGGGCAACGGCGCGGTGTTCTTCACCGCCGACATGGACATCGACTGCGACGGCGTCCGCACCACGCAGTGCAACGAGAACACCGACTGCTGCTTCTACCCGGACACCGCCTTCCACACCTCGACCGACCAGCCGCTCAACGCGGCACAACTCCCCTACGTCGTCCTTCCCCAACCGACGTCCACATGGGACTACCGCAACTACGGCATCGACGGCGGCTCGGTCGTGGCCGTGATCTACAACAACCAGGTGACCTACGCGGTCGTCGGCGACACCGGGCCGACGAGCATCATCGGTGAGGCCTCCTACGCCACCGCCGTCAGCCTCGGCATCAACCCCGACCCGAAGAACGGCGGCACCGAGGGCCCGGTGACGTACATCGTCTTCCCGAACACGCGCGTCAACCCGATCGAGCACCACGCCAACGCGGTCAGCCTCGGCGAGCAGGTCGCGACGCAGTTCGCCGGCGGCACGACGACACCGCCCACGCAGGGCACCGGACAGATCACGGGCATCGGCGGCAAGTGCGTCGACATCGCCGGCGCGAACAACGCCAACGGCACCGCCGTCCAGCTCTACGACTGCAACGGCACCAACGCTCAACAGTGGACAGTCGGCAGCGACGGATCCCTGCAGGCACTGGGCAAGTGCCTCGACGTCACCAGCGCGGGCACGGCGAACGGCACGCAGATCCAGCTCTGGGACTGCAACGGCTCCAACGCCCAGAAGTGGACGGCCAACGCGGCGAAGAACCTCGTCAACACCGGGTCCGGCAAATGCCTCGACGCCACCGGCAACTCCAGCGCCAACGGCACCCGGCTCCAGATCTGGACCTGCGGCTCCGGCACGAACCAGAAGTGGACGCTCCCATGA